The following coding sequences lie in one Bordetella genomosp. 9 genomic window:
- a CDS encoding DMT family transporter has product MATPTERTGALQMSAAMAMSGTLGYFVLESGQGPFNVVFFRCLFGALALLVYCHARGLLSRRYFGRTSFGLAVAAGAALVMNWVLLFSAYRLASISLSTAVYNFQPFFLMGLGAVFLGERPSLTKVAWAGVAFGGLLMLLDLQGSSALSHDHYLSGLLLGMGAGFLYAVTAIIVKRLAGIPPHLLALVQAVVGIVMLAPMADFSALPATAGQWICLAVLGVVHTCLMYILLYSAIQKLPTAMLAALSFIYPAVAILVDYAFFAQRLDLAQAAGISLILLAVAGVTLNWRLWPAPRKGGVA; this is encoded by the coding sequence ATGGCTACACCGACTGAACGCACCGGCGCGCTGCAGATGAGCGCCGCCATGGCCATGTCCGGCACGCTGGGCTATTTCGTGCTGGAGTCCGGCCAGGGCCCTTTCAATGTCGTTTTCTTCCGCTGTCTTTTCGGCGCGCTCGCGCTGCTGGTCTATTGCCACGCGCGCGGCCTGCTTTCCCGGCGCTATTTCGGCCGCACCAGCTTCGGGCTGGCGGTTGCGGCCGGCGCGGCGCTGGTCATGAACTGGGTGCTGCTGTTCTCGGCCTACCGCCTGGCGTCCATTTCGCTGTCCACCGCCGTCTACAACTTCCAGCCCTTTTTTCTGATGGGGCTGGGCGCGGTCTTCCTTGGCGAACGTCCCTCTCTCACCAAGGTGGCCTGGGCGGGCGTGGCCTTCGGGGGGCTGCTGATGCTGCTCGATCTGCAAGGGTCGAGCGCGCTCTCGCACGACCACTATCTGTCGGGCCTGCTGCTCGGCATGGGCGCCGGCTTCCTTTATGCGGTCACGGCCATCATCGTGAAGCGCCTGGCCGGCATTCCGCCGCACCTGCTGGCGCTGGTGCAGGCCGTGGTCGGCATCGTCATGCTGGCGCCGATGGCGGACTTCTCCGCCCTGCCCGCCACGGCCGGCCAGTGGATCTGCCTGGCCGTACTCGGGGTCGTTCACACCTGCCTGATGTATATCCTGCTTTATTCGGCGATCCAGAAGCTGCCTACGGCCATGCTGGCTGCGCTGTCGTTCATCTACCCCGCCGTGGCGATTCTGGTGGACTACGCCTTCTTCGCACAGCGGCTCGATCTGGCGCAGGCCGCTGGCATCTCGCTCATCCTCCTCGCTGTGGCCGGCGTCACTTTGAACTGGCGGCTGTGGCCCGCCCCGCGCAAGGGCGGCGTGGCGTGA
- a CDS encoding Lrp/AsnC family transcriptional regulator translates to MRNDLNDTQGPLDAVDRRLVTLLAANARATVAELARQVGMSSPSVADRLRRLEDAGVIQRYTVEVDPAALGYALQAIVRVRPLPGQLRRVEELIADIPEFIECDKVTGEDCFIARLVLRTIGHLDEILDRITEYAETNTAIVKAATLRRRLPPLG, encoded by the coding sequence ATGCGCAATGACCTTAACGATACGCAGGGGCCTCTGGATGCGGTGGACCGTCGCCTCGTAACGCTGCTCGCGGCAAACGCCCGGGCAACCGTGGCGGAGCTTGCACGGCAGGTCGGCATGTCCTCGCCCAGCGTCGCAGACCGCCTGCGCCGGCTGGAAGACGCGGGCGTCATCCAGCGCTACACGGTGGAAGTCGATCCCGCGGCGCTGGGATATGCGTTGCAGGCCATCGTTCGCGTGCGGCCCTTGCCGGGCCAATTGCGGCGGGTGGAAGAACTGATCGCCGATATTCCGGAATTCATCGAATGCGACAAGGTGACCGGCGAAGACTGCTTCATCGCGCGGCTCGTGTTGCGCACCATCGGGCACCTGGACGAGATCCTGGACCGCATTACCGAGTACGCCGAAACCAATACCGCCATCGTCAAGGCGGCCACGCTGCGCCGGCGCCTGCCGCCGCTGGGGTAA
- a CDS encoding glutathione peroxidase yields MTSLYDFSARDIDGPERPLSEFAGRVVLVVNVASRCGFTPQYAGLEDLYRRYRDAGFSVLGFPCDQFRHQEPGDEAEIKRFCTSRYDVTFPMFAKIDVNGERAHPLYRWLKQARPGVLGSRAIKWNFTKFLVGRDGQAIRRYGPAEKPGSIAPDVAAACAAPTAPA; encoded by the coding sequence ATGACATCCCTATACGATTTTTCCGCGCGCGATATCGACGGCCCCGAACGCCCGCTCAGCGAGTTTGCCGGCCGCGTGGTGCTGGTGGTGAACGTGGCGTCGCGCTGCGGGTTCACGCCGCAGTACGCGGGGCTGGAAGACCTGTACCGGCGTTACCGCGACGCCGGCTTCAGCGTGCTCGGTTTTCCTTGCGATCAGTTCCGCCATCAGGAGCCGGGCGACGAGGCCGAGATCAAGCGGTTCTGCACATCGCGCTATGACGTGACCTTCCCTATGTTCGCGAAGATCGATGTCAACGGCGAACGCGCACACCCCCTCTATCGGTGGCTGAAACAGGCAAGGCCCGGCGTATTGGGAAGCCGCGCGATCAAGTGGAACTTCACGAAGTTCCTCGTCGGACGGGACGGGCAGGCCATCAGGCGCTATGGCCCCGCCGAAAAGCCGGGATCGATCGCGCCGGATGTGGCGGCCGCGTGTGCCGCGCCCACGGCGCCCGCCTGA
- a CDS encoding adenylate cyclase yields MEANIPGRVRKAAIGALLFSAGCACMAPVCAQTASPEPAAVPAPGSMPSGGGATLPNSVTPEAPEAPEAPEAPEAPEAPLYGSPPADAVEEDDADTDADAKTSEQNGSATPIYTSAEPPPALPDYDQPPAPGDDYIWMPGYWARNAYGFYWAPGAWVRPPYAGALWTPGYWLYAAPVYRWKPGYWGPAVGYYGGIDYGFGYTGAGYAGGYWRDRHFHYNRSVTRVDTGRSRYVYGQPAQFRPPPRARISYDSGPGGWERRSGPWPQMQAQQRELEERRQRQSVQAQQRRQELAQRANGALRPQPAPSQSVQPGRQQQFQQQLRQQQLQQQQQLQQQQFQQRIQQEQLQQRQLQRPPLSPQLPQSQAETQFQQQLRQQQQQQQQQQLLQQQQFQQQELLRQQQLQQRQRLEQQQDMRARQQELQRQQFQQRQQQQEFQQQQLQQQQFQQQLRQQQLRQQQQRLNQRESDARQQALRQESLRRQLAESQQREARERHLQQQQQYRQREQQQARRQWQSELQQSRQELYRQHNAQQQQIARQQAQQRQARERQSFQRQFEPSRRMQEARR; encoded by the coding sequence ATGGAAGCGAACATTCCGGGACGCGTGCGCAAGGCGGCCATCGGCGCGCTCCTTTTTTCGGCGGGCTGCGCCTGCATGGCGCCGGTGTGCGCCCAGACCGCCTCCCCCGAGCCGGCGGCCGTCCCGGCGCCCGGGTCAATGCCATCGGGCGGCGGCGCCACGCTTCCAAACTCCGTGACGCCAGAGGCGCCTGAAGCGCCTGAAGCGCCTGAAGCGCCTGAAGCGCCTGAAGCGCCGCTATACGGATCCCCGCCCGCGGATGCCGTGGAGGAAGACGACGCCGACACGGATGCCGACGCAAAGACCAGCGAGCAGAACGGCAGCGCCACGCCGATATACACCTCCGCCGAACCGCCACCTGCCCTGCCGGACTACGATCAGCCGCCGGCGCCCGGCGACGACTATATCTGGATGCCGGGTTACTGGGCGCGCAATGCCTATGGCTTCTATTGGGCGCCCGGTGCGTGGGTCCGCCCGCCTTACGCAGGCGCGCTGTGGACACCGGGCTACTGGCTTTATGCGGCGCCGGTGTACCGCTGGAAACCGGGATACTGGGGACCGGCAGTCGGCTATTACGGCGGCATCGACTACGGATTCGGCTACACCGGCGCCGGCTATGCCGGCGGCTATTGGCGAGACCGGCATTTTCATTACAACCGATCGGTCACCCGGGTCGATACCGGCCGCTCGCGATACGTATACGGGCAGCCGGCGCAGTTCCGGCCTCCGCCGCGCGCGCGGATCAGCTATGACAGCGGGCCTGGCGGCTGGGAACGCCGAAGCGGCCCCTGGCCGCAAATGCAGGCACAGCAACGGGAATTGGAGGAGCGGCGGCAACGCCAATCGGTCCAAGCCCAGCAGCGCCGCCAGGAACTTGCGCAACGCGCCAACGGCGCGCTGCGGCCGCAGCCCGCGCCCTCCCAGTCCGTGCAACCGGGAAGGCAACAGCAATTCCAACAGCAGTTGCGGCAACAGCAACTGCAGCAGCAGCAACAGCTCCAGCAACAGCAGTTTCAACAGCGGATCCAACAGGAGCAACTGCAGCAACGCCAGCTGCAGCGGCCGCCGCTTTCCCCCCAACTGCCGCAATCGCAGGCGGAAACCCAGTTCCAGCAGCAGCTGCGCCAGCAACAACAACAGCAGCAGCAACAGCAGCTGTTGCAGCAACAGCAGTTTCAGCAGCAGGAGCTGTTGCGCCAGCAACAGCTCCAACAACGCCAGCGCCTGGAACAGCAGCAAGACATGCGCGCGCGTCAGCAGGAGCTGCAGCGGCAGCAATTCCAGCAACGTCAGCAGCAACAGGAATTCCAACAGCAGCAGCTACAGCAGCAGCAATTCCAGCAGCAGTTGCGCCAGCAGCAATTGCGGCAACAGCAGCAGCGGTTGAACCAGCGCGAAAGCGATGCGCGCCAGCAGGCGCTGCGTCAGGAATCGCTGAGGCGTCAGCTCGCGGAATCGCAGCAGCGTGAAGCGCGCGAGCGGCACTTGCAGCAACAACAGCAATACCGCCAACGCGAGCAGCAGCAGGCGCGCCGGCAGTGGCAATCGGAACTGCAACAGTCGCGGCAGGAGCTTTATCGACAGCACAACGCTCAACAGCAGCAGATCGCGCGGCAACAGGCGCAGCAACGGCAGGCCCGCGAAAGACAAAGCTTCCAGAGGCAATTCGAGCCGTCGCGGCGCATGCAGGAAGCGCGGCGCTAA
- a CDS encoding RsiV family protein yields MSAGLLGLTALLAGCGSTPPADISLSPGSAASANAGDVRVDTVKWTRTKPGCSGECPRIEVDSIAFPGIPKLTALVDHVLAYMTGVDPNRPRPYDTLNEYAQYFFQTAQPRDETWFKARVKDTVGDIIAIELHTGQMLTGAAHPIPATQYLNWERSKGRVLALDEAIIPGRGPQFVDALKAAHARWLKTNEDARRDPAAYNRMWPFSPSSNFALTREGVTVKYDAYSIAPYSYGEPELQIPYKDLVGVLRPEFIPRQD; encoded by the coding sequence ATGAGCGCGGGATTGCTCGGTTTGACGGCATTGCTGGCGGGCTGCGGCAGCACGCCGCCGGCCGACATCAGCCTGTCGCCCGGTTCGGCGGCATCGGCGAATGCCGGCGACGTGCGGGTCGATACCGTCAAATGGACGCGCACGAAACCCGGTTGCTCGGGCGAGTGCCCCCGCATCGAGGTGGACTCGATTGCGTTTCCCGGCATCCCGAAGCTGACCGCGCTGGTGGACCACGTGCTCGCCTACATGACCGGCGTCGACCCGAACCGGCCGCGCCCCTATGACACGCTGAACGAATACGCGCAGTACTTTTTCCAGACCGCGCAGCCGCGCGACGAGACCTGGTTCAAGGCGCGTGTGAAGGACACCGTGGGGGACATCATCGCCATCGAGCTGCATACCGGACAGATGCTGACCGGCGCGGCACATCCGATACCCGCCACCCAGTATCTGAACTGGGAGCGCAGCAAGGGACGCGTATTGGCCTTGGACGAGGCCATCATTCCGGGCCGCGGGCCGCAGTTCGTGGATGCCCTGAAGGCGGCGCATGCCCGCTGGCTGAAAACCAACGAAGACGCCAGGCGGGACCCGGCGGCCTACAACAGGATGTGGCCTTTCTCCCCGTCGAGCAATTTCGCCCTGACCCGCGAAGGAGTGACCGTGAAATACGACGCGTACAGCATCGCGCCCTATTCCTACGGCGAGCCGGAATTGCAGATTCCGTACAAGGACCTGGTCGGCGTCCTGCGGCCGGAATTCATTCCGCGCCAGGACTGA
- a CDS encoding amidohydrolase family protein, with protein sequence MTFPAGMPDNACDSHLHIFDSRFPEQPGSGEPFAGGTVSDYRAISRRMGTARAIIVQAKRYGTDNACLLDAIAQFGGQARGIAVATPDVGDAALRQLDAGGVRGLRFSVWNPKDTVTTVDMIEALARRIAPLGWHAQLHMSGDQIVAHADMLGRLPCPMVIDHMARLPPALGVRHPAWDVVRGLLDGGNCWVKLSGAYLNTATGGPDYADATAVARAFVQAAPERLVWGSDWPHVTEASHPPDTVALLGLLNAWAPDAGVRTRILVDNPRQLYGFD encoded by the coding sequence ATGACTTTCCCCGCCGGCATGCCGGACAACGCTTGCGACAGCCACCTGCATATCTTCGACTCCCGCTTTCCCGAGCAGCCCGGTTCCGGCGAGCCCTTCGCAGGCGGCACGGTGAGCGATTACCGGGCGATAAGCCGGCGCATGGGTACGGCGCGCGCCATCATCGTGCAGGCGAAGCGCTATGGCACGGACAACGCCTGTCTGCTCGACGCCATCGCGCAGTTCGGCGGGCAGGCCCGCGGCATCGCGGTGGCCACGCCGGACGTGGGCGACGCGGCCTTGCGGCAGCTCGACGCGGGCGGCGTTCGCGGCTTGCGCTTCAGCGTTTGGAATCCCAAGGACACGGTCACGACGGTGGACATGATCGAAGCGCTGGCGCGCCGCATCGCGCCCCTGGGCTGGCATGCGCAGCTGCACATGTCCGGCGACCAGATCGTGGCGCACGCCGACATGCTCGGCCGGCTGCCATGTCCGATGGTGATCGACCATATGGCGCGATTGCCGCCTGCGTTGGGCGTGCGGCACCCGGCATGGGACGTGGTGCGCGGTCTGCTCGATGGCGGCAACTGCTGGGTGAAGCTTTCGGGCGCGTATCTGAACACGGCGACGGGAGGCCCCGACTATGCGGACGCCACGGCGGTGGCCCGCGCATTCGTCCAGGCGGCGCCGGAACGGCTGGTGTGGGGCAGCGATTGGCCGCACGTGACCGAGGCGTCGCATCCGCCCGACACCGTGGCGCTGCTCGGCCTGCTGAACGCCTGGGCGCCCGATGCTGGCGTTCGCACGCGCATCCTGGTCGATAATCCGCGGCAGCTCTACGGCTTCGATTGA
- a CDS encoding peroxiredoxin, translating into MVAALFAAQHAWSALPIGAPAPDFSTQAAMGGEVYPFKLADALRDGPVVLYFYPAAFTQGCTIEAHDFAEATDQYRALGARVVGVSADDIDVLQRFSVSACQSKFAVAADADQRIMRAYDAVHDRNPQRAQRISYVIVPPGRVIYSYTDSNPDHHVANTLNALRTWREQHRRD; encoded by the coding sequence ATGGTTGCTGCCTTGTTCGCTGCTCAGCACGCCTGGAGCGCATTGCCCATCGGCGCGCCGGCGCCCGACTTCTCGACCCAGGCCGCGATGGGCGGCGAGGTCTATCCCTTCAAACTCGCGGATGCCCTGCGCGACGGACCGGTGGTGCTGTATTTCTACCCAGCCGCATTCACGCAGGGCTGCACGATCGAAGCGCACGACTTTGCGGAAGCCACGGACCAGTATCGCGCGCTCGGTGCGCGCGTCGTCGGCGTATCGGCCGACGACATCGATGTGCTCCAGCGCTTTTCGGTAAGCGCCTGCCAGAGCAAATTCGCGGTGGCGGCGGACGCCGACCAGCGCATCATGCGCGCCTACGACGCGGTTCACGACCGGAACCCGCAGCGCGCGCAACGCATCTCGTATGTGATCGTGCCGCCCGGCCGGGTCATCTATTCCTATACCGACAGCAACCCGGACCATCACGTCGCCAACACGCTGAACGCGCTGCGCACGTGGCGTGAACAGCACCGGCGGGACTGA
- a CDS encoding lipoate protein ligase C-terminal domain-containing protein — protein MHGEYKVPGGKLVVADVNVEDGALTAVSISGDFFLEPPEALAEIDRALTGLAATASEAELALAVALALPPGTEMFGFSPEAVAIAVRRALA, from the coding sequence ATGCATGGCGAATACAAGGTGCCCGGCGGCAAGCTCGTCGTGGCTGACGTGAACGTAGAGGACGGCGCGCTGACCGCGGTCAGCATCAGCGGCGACTTTTTCCTGGAACCGCCCGAGGCGCTGGCCGAAATCGACCGCGCGCTCACCGGCTTGGCGGCGACCGCAAGCGAAGCCGAACTGGCCCTTGCCGTTGCCCTGGCCTTGCCGCCGGGCACCGAAATGTTCGGCTTCTCGCCCGAGGCGGTTGCCATTGCGGTCAGGAGGGCTTTGGCATGA
- a CDS encoding tetratricopeptide repeat protein, with protein MTAPSMMERLEAMLASGKDDKLLRYTLGKAYAEAGNFDKACEHLEVSVSYDPEYSVAWKWLGKARLGRDDKEGARQAWQRASEVAAAHGDAQVVKEVAVFLRRLDR; from the coding sequence ATGACCGCACCTTCGATGATGGAACGGCTGGAAGCGATGCTGGCTTCCGGCAAAGACGACAAACTGCTGCGATATACCCTGGGCAAGGCTTACGCGGAGGCCGGCAATTTCGACAAGGCGTGCGAACACCTTGAGGTCTCCGTCTCCTACGACCCCGAGTACTCGGTGGCGTGGAAATGGCTGGGCAAGGCGCGGTTGGGGAGGGACGACAAGGAGGGAGCGCGCCAGGCATGGCAACGCGCATCGGAAGTGGCCGCTGCCCATGGCGATGCACAGGTGGTCAAAGAGGTCGCCGTGTTCTTGCGGCGTCTCGATCGTTGA
- a CDS encoding lipoate--protein ligase family protein: MTRSTWRDHDWQLIRESARTPLEHMALDAVLSDEVAAGRRAPTLRFWEWARPAVVIGRFQSLKNEVDPDGARRHGVEVVRRVSGGGAMFVEPGNTITYSIYAPLSLVEGMSFQESYAFLDAWTLEALQSVGIQAWYQPLNDITSSGGKIGGAAQARRGQAVLHHVTMAYDIDAEKMVQVLRIGREKLSDKGTTSAKKRVDPLLTQTGMPREQIIDRMIEVFRNRHGLTQGAITEAEMAEADRQARERFATAAWLTQVP; encoded by the coding sequence ATGACGCGGTCCACCTGGCGCGATCACGACTGGCAGCTCATACGCGAAAGCGCGCGCACGCCCCTGGAGCATATGGCGCTGGACGCCGTGCTGAGTGACGAAGTCGCAGCCGGGCGGCGCGCGCCCACGCTGCGCTTCTGGGAATGGGCCCGCCCGGCGGTGGTGATCGGGCGCTTCCAGTCATTGAAAAACGAGGTCGATCCCGACGGCGCTCGCCGCCACGGCGTGGAAGTGGTACGCCGCGTCAGCGGCGGCGGCGCGATGTTCGTCGAGCCCGGCAACACCATCACCTACTCCATCTACGCGCCGCTATCGCTTGTGGAGGGCATGAGCTTCCAGGAATCCTATGCCTTCCTGGATGCGTGGACGTTGGAAGCGCTGCAATCGGTGGGTATCCAGGCGTGGTACCAGCCCTTGAACGACATCACATCCTCAGGCGGAAAGATTGGCGGCGCGGCCCAGGCCCGCCGGGGCCAAGCCGTGCTGCACCATGTGACGATGGCCTATGACATCGACGCCGAGAAAATGGTGCAGGTGCTCAGGATCGGCCGCGAGAAGCTTTCCGACAAGGGCACGACCAGCGCGAAAAAGCGTGTGGATCCGCTGCTGACCCAAACTGGAATGCCGCGGGAACAGATCATCGATCGTATGATCGAAGTCTTTCGCAACCGGCATGGGTTGACGCAGGGCGCCATCACGGAAGCCGAAATGGCCGAGGCCGACCGGCAGGCGCGCGAACGTTTCGCCACCGCGGCCTGGCTGACCCAGGTGCCCTGA
- a CDS encoding CoA transferase has product MDMPEEALGYIDLPGTDPVLPSSFSVGMAAQCSIAAAALAAAEIWAMRGGKRQRVSVDMRHAAQETRGYFTLDGTQPNIWDKITGVYRCGDGNWVRIHANFAHHRDGALALLGCPTGATVDRGAVERALARWNALEFEQAAAEAGVVVAALRSFDEWDRHPQGVAVSQLPLLTVERIGDAAPRPLPRYGTNARPLQDIRVLDLTRIIAGPVCGRTLAAYGADVMLLNSPNLPNIAAIAETSRGKLSVLADLDTATGRITLGNLLRSAHVFVQGYRPGALDAQGFGPEDVARLRPGIVYVSLSAYGHVGPWARRRGFDSLVQTASGFNHAEAQAAGQEAPRPMPVQILDYATGYLMAFGAQVALARQATEGGSWHVRVSLAQTARWLRSLPRVPNGLSCPMPSLDGYLEETNSGFGKLAAVRHAARFSATPAAWSRPSVPPGTNPTVWPFNQN; this is encoded by the coding sequence ATGGACATGCCCGAGGAAGCCCTTGGCTACATCGATCTGCCGGGAACCGATCCCGTCCTTCCATCTTCCTTCTCCGTCGGCATGGCGGCGCAATGCAGCATCGCCGCGGCCGCGCTTGCCGCAGCGGAGATATGGGCCATGCGGGGCGGCAAGCGCCAGCGCGTATCCGTCGATATGCGGCATGCGGCGCAGGAGACCCGCGGCTATTTCACCCTGGATGGCACGCAGCCCAATATCTGGGACAAGATCACTGGCGTGTACCGCTGCGGCGACGGCAACTGGGTACGCATACACGCCAACTTCGCGCATCACCGCGATGGCGCACTGGCTTTGCTGGGCTGTCCAACGGGCGCCACGGTCGACCGGGGCGCCGTCGAAAGAGCGCTGGCGCGCTGGAATGCGCTGGAATTCGAACAGGCCGCGGCGGAAGCAGGGGTGGTGGTGGCCGCGCTTCGCAGCTTCGATGAATGGGATCGCCACCCGCAGGGTGTCGCGGTCTCGCAGTTGCCGCTCCTTACCGTCGAACGCATCGGCGATGCCGCGCCGCGCCCCCTGCCGCGCTATGGCACCAACGCGCGTCCGCTGCAGGACATCCGCGTTCTGGACCTGACCCGCATCATCGCGGGACCGGTGTGCGGCCGCACACTGGCTGCCTACGGTGCGGATGTGATGCTGCTGAATTCGCCCAATCTGCCGAACATCGCGGCCATCGCGGAAACCAGCCGGGGGAAATTGTCGGTGCTGGCGGACCTGGACACGGCGACCGGCCGCATCACGCTTGGCAACCTGCTGCGCAGCGCGCACGTCTTCGTGCAGGGATACCGTCCAGGCGCGCTGGACGCGCAAGGATTCGGGCCGGAAGACGTGGCGCGCCTGCGGCCCGGCATCGTGTACGTTTCCTTATCCGCTTATGGACACGTCGGTCCCTGGGCGCGCCGGCGCGGGTTCGATTCGCTGGTGCAGACGGCCAGCGGTTTCAATCACGCGGAGGCGCAGGCCGCCGGACAGGAAGCCCCGCGCCCGATGCCGGTGCAGATTCTGGACTACGCCACCGGGTACCTGATGGCGTTTGGCGCGCAGGTGGCCTTGGCAAGGCAAGCCACCGAAGGCGGCAGTTGGCATGTGCGGGTGTCGCTGGCGCAGACTGCCCGGTGGCTGCGCAGCCTGCCGCGCGTACCGAATGGCTTGTCCTGCCCCATGCCGTCCCTGGACGGGTATCTGGAAGAGACGAACTCCGGCTTCGGCAAGCTTGCGGCGGTGCGCCACGCGGCGCGCTTCTCCGCAACACCCGCTGCGTGGTCGCGGCCGTCGGTGCCGCCCGGCACCAATCCGACCGTCTGGCCATTCAATCAGAACTAG
- the arsC gene encoding arsenate reductase (glutaredoxin) (This arsenate reductase requires both glutathione and glutaredoxin to convert arsenate to arsenite, after which the efflux transporter formed by ArsA and ArsB can extrude the arsenite from the cell, providing resistance.) has product MSTTIYHNPRCGTSRNVLEQLRQAGIEPAIVEYLKTPPSRETLQAMIARAGLTVRDAVRVKEPLYQELGLDAPDVGDDRLLDAMMAHPILINRPFVVTPKGVRLCRPSDVVREIL; this is encoded by the coding sequence ATGTCCACCACCATCTATCACAATCCCCGCTGCGGGACGTCGCGCAATGTGCTCGAACAACTGCGTCAGGCCGGCATCGAGCCTGCCATCGTCGAATATTTGAAGACGCCCCCTTCGCGGGAGACGCTGCAGGCCATGATCGCCAGGGCCGGGCTGACGGTGCGCGACGCGGTGCGGGTCAAGGAGCCGCTGTACCAGGAACTGGGGCTGGACGCGCCGGACGTCGGCGACGACCGCCTGCTCGACGCCATGATGGCGCATCCCATCCTGATCAACCGTCCCTTCGTCGTCACGCCCAAGGGCGTGCGGCTTTGCCGGCCTTCCGACGTGGTGCGCGAGATCCTGTAG